In the genome of Flavobacterium panacagri, one region contains:
- a CDS encoding acetyl-CoA carboxylase carboxyltransferase subunit alpha, whose product MEYLDFELPIKELEEQLEKCVIIGKESDVDVTPTCKEINKKLEETKKDIYKNLTAWQRVQLSRHPNRPYTLDYIKAICGDTFLELHGDRGFKDDKAMVGGLGKINGQSFMIIGQQKGFNTKTRQYRNFGMANPEGYRKALRLMKMAEKFGIPVLTLVDTPGAYPGLEAEERGQGEAIARNIFEMVRLQVPIITIIVGEGASGGALGIGVGDRVYMLENTWYSVISPESCSSILWKSWEYKERAAEALKLTSSDMKKQKLVDDVIPEPLGGAHYDRETTFKTVAEYITKGYNELKDLSTADLIAQRMDKYSNMGEYKE is encoded by the coding sequence ATGGAATATTTAGATTTTGAGCTTCCAATTAAAGAACTTGAAGAACAGCTAGAAAAGTGCGTTATTATTGGAAAAGAATCTGACGTTGATGTAACACCTACCTGCAAGGAAATCAACAAGAAATTAGAGGAAACCAAGAAAGATATATACAAAAACCTTACTGCTTGGCAGCGTGTACAATTGTCAAGACACCCAAATAGACCGTATACGTTAGATTATATTAAAGCAATTTGTGGTGATACGTTTTTGGAACTTCATGGAGACAGAGGTTTTAAAGATGATAAAGCAATGGTTGGTGGTCTTGGTAAAATAAACGGACAGTCGTTTATGATTATCGGACAGCAAAAAGGTTTTAATACTAAAACACGTCAGTATCGTAATTTTGGTATGGCAAATCCAGAGGGATATCGTAAAGCTTTGCGTTTGATGAAAATGGCAGAGAAATTTGGAATTCCAGTTTTGACTTTGGTAGATACTCCGGGTGCATATCCAGGATTAGAAGCTGAAGAAAGAGGACAAGGAGAAGCTATCGCAAGAAATATTTTTGAAATGGTTCGTCTTCAAGTGCCGATTATCACAATTATTGTTGGTGAAGGTGCTTCTGGTGGAGCTTTAGGAATTGGTGTTGGAGACCGTGTTTATATGTTAGAAAATACTTGGTATTCTGTAATTTCTCCAGAATCTTGCTCTTCTATTTTATGGAAGAGCTGGGAATACAAAGAGCGTGCAGCAGAAGCTTTAAAATTGACATCTTCTGACATGAAAAAACAAAAATTAGTAGATGATGTTATTCCGGAACCACTAGGAGGAGCGCACTATGACCGCGAAACAACTTTTAAAACAGTTGCAGAATACATCACTAAAGGATATAATGAATTAAAAGACTTATCAACAGCCGACTTAATTGCCCAAAGAATGGACAAATACAGTAATATGGGCGAGTATAAAGAGTAA
- a CDS encoding LptF/LptG family permease — MLTIIDKYILKRYLATFSVMILLFIPIGIVIDVSEKVNKMLENKIPFTEIALYYYNFTVYFANSLFPIFLFLSVIWFTSKLANNTEIIAILSSGISFTRFLRPYIMGATIVSVFVLLMGFFIVPAASEGFNNFRYTYLKGNGKAEMLGNNTNVYRQINDNDFIFVNSFNEESKTAFNFTLEHFEKEKLTYKITASRIKWDPKKKTYILYDYTKRTVGELNDVLEKSPEKNVAFKFELADLTPVVYIAETLTLGKLIDFIEKERKRGSGNINTYLVVLYKKYSVPVSAFILTIIAVAVSSMKRRGGMGTNLAIGIAIAFSFVFFDKIFGTLAEKSTFSPLLAVWFPNIVFGILAVYLLRNAKR; from the coding sequence ATGCTGACAATAATAGATAAGTATATTTTAAAAAGATATTTAGCCACTTTTTCGGTAATGATTTTATTATTTATTCCGATTGGAATCGTAATTGACGTTTCTGAAAAGGTAAATAAAATGCTGGAGAATAAAATTCCATTTACAGAAATTGCGCTCTATTATTACAATTTTACGGTATATTTTGCCAATTCATTATTTCCGATATTCTTGTTTTTATCTGTAATTTGGTTTACTTCAAAATTGGCTAATAATACAGAGATTATTGCGATTTTAAGTTCTGGAATTTCTTTTACACGTTTTTTGCGTCCTTATATTATGGGAGCAACTATTGTGTCTGTATTTGTGCTTTTAATGGGTTTTTTTATTGTTCCTGCTGCCAGTGAAGGATTCAATAATTTCAGGTATACTTATTTAAAAGGTAATGGAAAAGCAGAAATGCTTGGTAATAATACCAATGTTTACAGGCAGATTAATGATAACGATTTTATTTTTGTAAACAGTTTTAATGAAGAATCTAAGACGGCCTTTAATTTTACATTAGAGCATTTTGAAAAGGAAAAACTAACCTATAAAATTACTGCAAGCCGTATTAAATGGGATCCTAAAAAAAAGACCTACATTTTGTACGATTACACCAAAAGAACAGTTGGCGAATTGAATGATGTGCTTGAAAAATCGCCGGAAAAAAATGTAGCTTTTAAGTTTGAACTAGCCGATTTAACCCCTGTTGTTTACATCGCAGAAACATTGACTTTAGGCAAACTGATCGATTTTATTGAAAAAGAAAGAAAAAGAGGCTCTGGAAACATCAACACTTATCTTGTTGTTCTTTATAAAAAGTATAGCGTTCCAGTTTCTGCTTTTATTTTGACTATTATAGCTGTTGCAGTTTCTTCTATGAAACGACGCGGTGGAATGGGAACGAACTTAGCAATCGGAATAGCGATTGCCTTCTCATTTGTATTCTTTGATAAAATTTTTGGTACACTTGCCGAAAAATCTACTTTCTCACCTTTATTAGCTGTCTGGTTCCCGAATATTGTTTTCGGAATCTTAGCAGTTTATCTATTACGTAATGCGAAACGATAA
- a CDS encoding transketolase family protein, with the protein MKKYENTGSKDTRSGFGAGMTELGQKNENVVALCADLIGSLKFDEFKKNHPERFFQIGIAEANMIGIAAGLTIGGKIPFTGTFANFSTGRVYDQIRQSVAYSDKNVKICASHAGLTLGEDGATHQILEDIGLMKMLPGMTVINTCDYNQTKAATIALADHHGPAYLRFGRPVVANFTPADEPFVIGKAIMLNEGTDVTIIATGHLVWEALIAAEALEAKGISAEVINIHTIKPLDEEAILKSVAKTKCVVTAEEHNYLGGLGESVSGVLALNNPAPQEFVAVKDSFGESGTPEQLMEKYKLNNQAIVEAVERVIKRK; encoded by the coding sequence ATGAAAAAATACGAAAATACAGGAAGTAAAGATACTCGTTCTGGTTTTGGAGCGGGAATGACTGAACTAGGTCAAAAAAACGAAAATGTTGTAGCATTATGTGCTGACTTAATTGGATCATTAAAATTTGATGAATTCAAAAAAAATCACCCAGAGCGTTTTTTCCAAATTGGAATCGCTGAAGCTAACATGATTGGAATCGCTGCAGGTTTAACAATTGGAGGAAAAATTCCTTTCACAGGAACTTTCGCTAACTTCTCTACAGGAAGAGTTTACGATCAAATTCGTCAATCTGTAGCTTATTCAGATAAAAATGTAAAAATCTGTGCTTCTCACGCAGGTTTAACTTTAGGAGAAGATGGTGCAACTCACCAAATTCTAGAAGATATCGGATTAATGAAAATGTTGCCAGGAATGACTGTAATCAACACTTGCGATTACAATCAAACAAAAGCAGCTACAATTGCATTAGCTGATCACCACGGACCAGCTTATTTACGTTTTGGTCGTCCAGTTGTAGCAAACTTCACTCCTGCTGATGAACCTTTCGTAATTGGAAAAGCAATTATGTTAAACGAAGGAACAGATGTTACTATTATTGCAACTGGGCACTTGGTTTGGGAAGCACTTATCGCCGCTGAAGCTTTGGAAGCAAAAGGGATTTCTGCCGAAGTAATCAACATTCACACTATCAAACCGCTGGACGAAGAAGCCATCTTAAAATCTGTTGCTAAAACGAAATGTGTTGTAACTGCTGAAGAGCACAATTATCTTGGAGGTCTTGGAGAAAGCGTTTCAGGAGTATTGGCTTTAAACAATCCAGCTCCACAAGAATTTGTAGCTGTTAAAGATAGTTTTGGTGAATCTGGAACACCAGAGCAATTAATGGAAAAATACAAATTGAACAATCAAGCTATTGTTGAAGCTGTAGAAAGAGTTATTAAAAGAAAATAG
- a CDS encoding RNA-binding S4 domain-containing protein, translating into MRVDKYLWCVRYYKTRNMVTEACKKNHITVNGQVAKPSKEVFPTDRITFRKDQITQIITVLDIPESRVGAKLVDIYRKNETPPEAYAHLELLKLSKEHYRKSGTGRPTKKDRRDIDEYGNEIFDEDEETE; encoded by the coding sequence ATGAGAGTCGATAAATACTTATGGTGCGTTCGTTATTACAAAACGAGAAACATGGTTACAGAGGCCTGCAAAAAAAACCATATTACTGTAAATGGACAGGTTGCAAAACCGTCTAAAGAAGTTTTTCCTACTGACCGAATTACCTTCAGAAAAGATCAAATTACTCAGATAATAACCGTTTTAGATATTCCTGAAAGTCGTGTCGGTGCAAAACTAGTAGATATTTACCGTAAAAACGAAACTCCACCGGAAGCATACGCACATTTAGAACTTCTAAAGCTATCAAAAGAACATTATAGAAAAAGCGGCACAGGAAGACCAACCAAAAAAGACCGAAGAGATATTGATGAATATGGAAATGAAATCTTTGATGAAGATGAAGAGACAGAATAA
- a CDS encoding transketolase encodes MKPNTQQLSDLTIQVRRDILRMVHAVNSGHPGGSLGCTEFLVTLYQNIMDRKEGFDMNGIGEDLFFLSNGHISPVFYSVLARSGYFPVSELATFRLLDSRLQGHPTTHEGLPGVRIASGSLGQGLSVALGAAQAKKLNKDNHIVYSLHGDGELQEGQNWEAIMYASAKKVDNIIATIDLNGKQIDGTTDEVLPMGSLRAKFEAFDWDVLEIKEGNSIDAIIAGLTDAKSRTGKGKPVCILLHTEMGNGVDFMMHTHAWHGKAPNNDQLASALAQNVSTLADY; translated from the coding sequence ATGAAGCCTAACACACAACAATTAAGCGATTTAACGATCCAAGTAAGAAGAGATATTCTTAGAATGGTACATGCTGTAAACTCTGGACACCCAGGTGGTTCTTTAGGTTGTACTGAATTTTTGGTAACACTATATCAAAATATAATGGACCGCAAAGAAGGTTTTGATATGAACGGAATCGGAGAAGATTTATTCTTCCTTTCAAACGGACACATCTCTCCTGTCTTTTACAGCGTTCTAGCACGCAGCGGTTATTTTCCAGTTTCAGAATTAGCTACATTCAGATTATTAGACTCTCGTTTACAAGGGCATCCAACAACTCATGAAGGTTTACCTGGAGTTCGTATTGCGTCTGGTTCATTAGGACAAGGTTTATCTGTAGCTCTTGGAGCAGCGCAAGCTAAAAAATTAAACAAAGACAATCATATTGTTTATAGCTTACATGGTGACGGAGAATTACAAGAAGGTCAAAACTGGGAAGCTATTATGTATGCTTCTGCTAAAAAAGTAGACAACATCATCGCAACAATTGACCTTAACGGTAAACAAATTGACGGAACAACCGACGAAGTTCTGCCAATGGGAAGTCTTCGTGCTAAATTCGAAGCTTTCGACTGGGATGTTTTAGAAATTAAAGAAGGAAACAGCATCGACGCTATCATTGCTGGATTGACTGATGCTAAATCAAGAACAGGAAAAGGAAAACCAGTTTGTATATTGTTACATACAGAAATGGGTAATGGTGTAGATTTCATGATGCACACTCATGCTTGGCATGGTAAAGCACCAAACAATGATCAATTGGCTAGTGCTTTAGCTCAAAACGTTTCAACTTTAGCAGACTATTAA
- the tgt gene encoding tRNA guanosine(34) transglycosylase Tgt: MKFDLLQKDPQSKARAGSITTDHGVIETPIFMPVGTVASVKGVHQRELKEEINPDIILGNTYHLYLRPQTEILEKAGGLHKFMNWDRNILTDSGGYQVYSLSSNRKIKEEGVKFKSHIDGSYHFFTPENVMEIQRTIGADIIMAFDECTPYPCDYRYAQRSMHMTHRWLDRCINHLEKVPYKYGYEQTFFPIVQGSTYKDLRRQSAEYIANSGQQGNAIGGLSVGEPAEEMYAMTEVVCEILPEDKPRYLMGVGTPINILENIALGIDMFDCVMPTRNARNGMLFTANGTINIKNKKWEADFSPIDEMAHTFVDTEYSKAYLRHLFAANEYLGKQIATIHNLGFYMWLVREARKHILAGDFRPWKEMMVKNMSQRL; this comes from the coding sequence ATGAAGTTCGATTTATTACAAAAAGATCCGCAGTCTAAAGCAAGAGCGGGGAGTATAACTACTGATCACGGCGTAATTGAAACGCCTATTTTTATGCCGGTTGGAACGGTTGCATCTGTGAAAGGTGTGCACCAGCGTGAACTTAAAGAAGAAATAAATCCGGATATTATCCTTGGAAATACATACCATTTATATTTGCGTCCGCAGACTGAAATTTTAGAAAAAGCTGGTGGATTGCATAAATTCATGAACTGGGATCGTAATATTTTGACTGATTCGGGAGGATATCAGGTATATTCTCTTTCATCAAACAGAAAAATTAAAGAAGAAGGGGTAAAGTTTAAATCACATATTGATGGATCTTATCACTTTTTTACTCCTGAAAATGTAATGGAAATTCAGCGTACCATTGGAGCTGATATTATTATGGCTTTTGATGAATGTACGCCTTATCCTTGTGATTACAGATATGCACAGCGTTCGATGCACATGACACACCGCTGGTTAGATCGTTGTATTAATCATTTGGAAAAGGTACCTTATAAATACGGTTACGAACAAACATTTTTTCCAATTGTTCAAGGAAGTACTTATAAAGATTTACGTCGTCAGTCGGCTGAATATATTGCTAATTCTGGACAACAAGGAAATGCAATTGGTGGACTTTCGGTTGGTGAACCTGCAGAAGAAATGTACGCGATGACAGAAGTGGTTTGCGAAATTCTTCCTGAAGACAAACCTCGTTACTTAATGGGAGTTGGAACTCCAATAAATATTCTTGAAAATATTGCGTTAGGTATTGATATGTTTGACTGTGTTATGCCAACGCGTAATGCAAGAAACGGAATGTTGTTTACAGCAAATGGAACAATCAACATCAAAAACAAAAAATGGGAAGCAGATTTTTCTCCAATTGATGAAATGGCGCATACTTTTGTAGATACAGAATATTCAAAAGCGTATTTACGTCACTTGTTTGCAGCTAATGAATACTTAGGAAAACAAATCGCTACAATTCATAACCTTGGATTTTATATGTGGTTGGTTCGTGAAGCTAGAAAACATATCTTAGCCGGAGATTTCAGACCATGGAAAGAAATGATGGTTAAAAATATGAGTCAAAGACTATAA
- a CDS encoding sensor histidine kinase has product MNTHSIPDKELVAIILYISLFFIIVAVALIIFFYFSRKKIIQKELEKKDLELRYQKEQLHANIVTQEEERKRIAQDLHDDISSKLNIVSLNSHLLTAPNLTEAETAEITENIIALTTKALDNSRKIAHNLLPPVFEKFGLNAAIEELCEEFESSKSVKTHYKNEIDFDDNDIDRHLHVFRILQELMNNSLRHGKATEIWIAFSEKEGINTCDYEDNGVGFDSTNAENQKGLGMKNIDSRISFLEGEIKITSEINNGIVVNFSF; this is encoded by the coding sequence ATGAACACCCATTCAATTCCTGATAAAGAGCTAGTTGCTATTATATTGTATATCTCCTTGTTTTTTATAATTGTTGCAGTTGCGTTAATTATATTCTTTTATTTTTCTAGAAAAAAAATCATTCAAAAGGAATTAGAAAAAAAAGATTTAGAGCTTCGTTACCAAAAAGAACAGCTGCATGCAAATATTGTGACACAAGAAGAAGAACGTAAAAGAATTGCACAAGATCTCCATGATGATATCAGTTCAAAATTAAATATTGTTTCTTTAAATAGTCATTTACTAACCGCGCCAAATCTTACTGAAGCAGAGACTGCTGAAATTACAGAGAACATAATCGCTTTGACAACTAAAGCATTAGACAATTCAAGAAAAATTGCCCATAATCTATTGCCTCCTGTTTTTGAAAAATTTGGACTTAATGCAGCAATAGAAGAACTGTGTGAAGAATTTGAAAGCAGTAAATCTGTAAAAACACATTATAAAAATGAGATTGATTTTGATGATAATGATATCGATAGACATTTACATGTTTTTAGAATTCTGCAGGAACTTATGAATAATTCACTCCGACATGGAAAAGCGACAGAGATTTGGATCGCATTTTCTGAGAAAGAGGGAATAAATACCTGTGACTACGAAGATAATGGAGTTGGTTTTGACAGTACTAATGCTGAAAATCAAAAAGGATTGGGAATGAAAAATATTGACAGCCGTATATCGTTTCTAGAAGGTGAAATAAAAATTACATCCGAAATTAACAATGGAATCGTAGTAAACTTTAGTTTTTAA
- a CDS encoding response regulator transcription factor, producing MNAAIKIALVDDEILFRKGISFLLQREENIEIIFEASNGDELIALLDKNEIKPDIIIMDLKMPVLNGVEATKIIRKSYPDIKIIALTSYDTKSFIANMIQVGAVAYLIKNTTPKDLILTINEVAAKGFYYDESVLKTIRETIVSPKNTKGGLETNFLSPREVEILQLICQQKTTAEIAEQLFLSPRTVEGHRNNLLLKTESRNIAGLVVYAIQNDLAVLTI from the coding sequence ATGAATGCTGCTATAAAAATTGCCTTAGTCGATGATGAAATTTTGTTTCGCAAAGGAATTTCTTTTTTATTGCAGAGGGAAGAAAATATTGAAATTATTTTTGAGGCCTCAAACGGAGACGAACTTATTGCTCTGTTAGATAAAAACGAAATTAAACCAGACATCATTATAATGGATTTAAAAATGCCGGTTCTAAACGGTGTTGAAGCCACAAAAATTATTCGAAAATCATATCCTGATATTAAGATTATCGCTTTGACAAGTTATGATACGAAGTCATTTATTGCCAATATGATTCAGGTTGGTGCGGTAGCTTATTTGATAAAAAACACTACTCCAAAGGATTTAATTCTCACAATCAATGAAGTAGCGGCGAAAGGTTTCTATTATGATGAAAGTGTTCTAAAGACAATTCGAGAAACTATAGTTTCTCCTAAAAATACAAAAGGTGGGCTGGAGACTAATTTTCTTTCGCCTCGCGAAGTAGAAATACTTCAATTAATCTGCCAGCAAAAGACAACAGCAGAAATTGCAGAACAGCTGTTTCTAAGTCCAAGAACCGTAGAAGGACACAGGAATAATTTACTGCTTAAAACAGAATCCCGAAATATTGCTGGTCTTGTTGTATATGCTATTCAAAATGATTTAGCGGTTCTGACAATTTAA
- a CDS encoding asparagine synthetase B: MHKSLFYIFILLITFNTRASFILLPMDESTQQNHLKAYGITYWCLSRDYKASWLLNYRGGSFLLPDAEEIRKECKIRGVSFEVISDSEEASILNEISSPSQNMESVILEKAPKIAVYTPKGKQPWDDAVTLVLTYAEIPFTPIYDDEVLSDQLLMYDWLHLHHEDFTGQYGKFYAAYKNTPWYIDQKRDSEALAAKLGYSKVSQEKGAVAKKIRDFVVGGGFMFAMCSATDSFDIALAADGVDICEAMFDGDPSESNYQSKLNYNNSFAFKNFTLERKPEVYEFSDIDMTTKRRIMMDKDYFTLMEFSAKWDPIPSMLCQNHTQLVKGFMGQTTSFDTSLIKSNVLIMGTCELNGESRYIHGEKGKGMFTFFGGHDPEDFQHQVGDPPTVLDLHPNSPGYRLILNNVLFPAARKKKLKT; this comes from the coding sequence ATGCATAAGAGTTTATTCTACATTTTTATACTGCTAATTACATTTAATACTCGAGCATCGTTTATCTTACTTCCTATGGATGAATCTACACAGCAGAATCATTTAAAGGCTTATGGTATAACATATTGGTGTTTGAGCAGAGATTATAAAGCAAGCTGGCTTTTAAATTATCGCGGCGGTTCTTTTTTGCTTCCAGATGCCGAAGAAATTAGAAAAGAATGTAAAATTAGAGGAGTAAGTTTTGAGGTTATTTCAGATAGTGAAGAAGCTTCAATATTAAATGAAATTTCAAGCCCTTCTCAAAATATGGAATCTGTAATTTTAGAAAAAGCTCCAAAAATTGCAGTTTATACTCCAAAAGGAAAACAGCCTTGGGATGATGCCGTTACTTTGGTGCTGACTTATGCAGAAATTCCTTTTACCCCGATTTACGACGACGAAGTTTTAAGTGATCAGCTTTTAATGTATGATTGGCTTCATCTGCACCATGAAGATTTTACCGGTCAATATGGGAAATTTTATGCAGCTTATAAGAATACTCCTTGGTATATAGATCAAAAAAGAGATTCTGAAGCTCTGGCTGCAAAATTAGGTTATTCAAAAGTATCTCAGGAAAAAGGTGCTGTTGCAAAAAAAATAAGGGATTTTGTTGTTGGCGGTGGTTTTATGTTTGCTATGTGTTCTGCTACAGATAGTTTTGATATTGCACTTGCAGCCGATGGTGTTGATATTTGTGAAGCTATGTTTGATGGAGATCCAAGTGAATCCAATTACCAATCCAAACTAAATTATAATAATTCTTTTGCGTTTAAAAACTTCACTTTAGAAAGAAAACCTGAGGTTTATGAGTTTTCGGATATTGATATGACGACAAAAAGAAGAATCATGATGGATAAAGATTACTTTACTTTAATGGAGTTTTCTGCAAAATGGGATCCAATTCCAAGTATGCTTTGCCAGAATCATACACAATTAGTGAAAGGATTTATGGGGCAGACAACATCATTTGATACTTCATTGATAAAATCGAATGTCTTGATTATGGGAACCTGTGAGTTAAATGGAGAATCAAGATATATTCATGGCGAAAAAGGAAAAGGAATGTTTACTTTTTTTGGAGGACATGATCCTGAAGATTTTCAGCATCAAGTTGGTGATCCGCCAACAGTTTTAGATTTGCATCCAAATTCGCCTGGTTATAGATTGATCTTGAATAATGTATTGTTTCCTGCTGCAAGAAAAAAGAAACTAAAAACGTAA
- the dnaB gene encoding replicative DNA helicase has translation MENFKNLSPVKVDKTTIINLEKGKLPPQALDLEEAVLGAMMIDKKGVDDVIDILQAEAFYKDAHKHIFEAILQLFTETQPIDILTVSTQLKKNGKLDLAGGDFYLIQLTQKIASSAHIEFHSRIILQKFIQRSLIRISSEIIEASYDESADVFDLLDQAESKLYEVTQGNIKRSSETAQSLVLQAKKKIEEISKKEGLSGVETGFHNLDKLTSGWQPSDLIIIAARPAMGKTAFVLSMARNIAIQYGHGVALFSLEMASVQLITRLISSETGLSSEKLRTGKLEAHEWTMLSTKVKDLEKAPLFIDDTPSLSIFDLRAKCRRLASQHGIKIIIIDYLQLMTAGGNAKGGGNREQEISTISRNLKALAKELNVPVIALSQLSRAVETRGSSKRPLLSDLRESGAIEQDADIVSFLYRPEYYKIEEWDDEEASPTAGQAEIMIAKHRNGGIENIRLKFLGHLGKFDNLDEFSGSYDDLPSKMNHDDSPFVTNNLPSANEAFGSNLNDDDDDSDVPF, from the coding sequence ATGGAAAATTTCAAAAACTTAAGCCCTGTAAAGGTCGACAAAACCACCATTATCAACTTAGAAAAAGGTAAGTTGCCACCGCAAGCTCTTGATTTGGAGGAAGCTGTGTTAGGTGCAATGATGATTGATAAAAAAGGGGTAGATGACGTAATTGATATTTTGCAGGCAGAAGCTTTTTATAAAGACGCACACAAACATATTTTTGAAGCGATTTTACAACTTTTTACCGAAACGCAGCCTATTGATATCTTAACAGTTTCGACTCAGTTAAAGAAAAACGGAAAGTTAGATTTAGCGGGTGGAGATTTCTATTTAATTCAGCTTACGCAGAAAATTGCTTCTTCGGCGCACATCGAATTTCATTCGCGTATCATTCTTCAAAAATTTATTCAAAGAAGTTTGATTAGAATTTCTTCAGAAATTATTGAAGCATCCTATGATGAAAGTGCAGACGTTTTTGATTTATTGGATCAAGCTGAATCTAAATTGTACGAAGTTACACAAGGAAATATCAAGCGTAGCTCCGAAACCGCACAGAGTTTGGTTTTACAAGCTAAAAAGAAAATTGAAGAGATTTCTAAAAAAGAAGGATTAAGTGGTGTAGAGACTGGTTTTCATAATCTAGATAAACTAACGTCTGGATGGCAGCCGAGTGATTTAATTATTATTGCGGCCAGACCAGCGATGGGAAAGACGGCGTTTGTACTTTCTATGGCTAGAAATATTGCGATCCAATATGGACATGGAGTAGCTTTGTTCTCTCTGGAGATGGCATCTGTTCAGTTAATTACGAGGCTTATTTCTTCTGAAACAGGATTGTCGTCAGAAAAATTGCGTACAGGAAAATTAGAGGCTCATGAATGGACAATGTTGAGTACTAAGGTAAAAGATTTAGAGAAAGCGCCTTTGTTTATTGATGATACACCTTCACTTTCTATTTTCGATTTAAGAGCAAAATGCCGTCGTTTAGCGTCACAGCATGGTATTAAAATTATTATTATTGATTATTTGCAGTTGATGACTGCCGGAGGAAATGCTAAAGGAGGAGGAAATCGTGAGCAGGAAATTTCTACAATTTCCCGAAACTTAAAAGCTTTGGCAAAAGAACTTAACGTTCCGGTAATTGCACTTTCTCAGTTGTCACGTGCCGTTGAGACGCGTGGTTCTAGTAAACGTCCTTTACTTTCGGATCTTCGTGAATCTGGAGCAATTGAGCAGGATGCCGATATCGTTTCGTTTTTATACCGACCAGAATATTACAAAATTGAGGAATGGGATGATGAAGAGGCTTCGCCAACTGCTGGTCAGGCTGAAATTATGATCGCAAAACACCGTAATGGGGGTATTGAAAACATACGTTTGAAATTTTTAGGACACCTAGGGAAATTTGATAATCTTGATGAATTTTCGGGTAGCTATGACGATCTGCCGTCAAAAATGAATCATGATGATAGTCCGTTTGTGACAAATAATCTGCCTTCAGCCAATGAAGCATTTGGCAGTAATTTGAACGATGATGACGATGACAGCGATGTTCCATTTTAA
- a CDS encoding DMT family transporter: MRNDNLKSYLNLHLIVFIWGFTAILGALITIDANNLVWYRMLIAMIFLGAFIAYKKQSFQVPVKELFKLIFVGLLIALHWIFFFKAIQVSNVSITLSIFSLGAFFASLLEPLFYGRKVLWYEVLFGLVIIAGLGLILQVEIKYLTGVYYALAAIILGVLFTLMNGKLISDHEPSVITFYEFGAGVFFISIYFLFQGKFTADFFTMSLNNWVLLLVLSSICTAYAFTASVKVMQRLTPYTVMLTTNLEPVYGIVLAYFILGGKEKMSVEFYIGAVIIIITVILNGVFKHYQKKKESL, from the coding sequence ATGCGAAACGATAATTTAAAAAGTTATTTAAATCTTCACTTAATTGTTTTTATCTGGGGTTTTACAGCCATTTTGGGTGCTTTAATAACTATTGATGCCAATAATCTGGTTTGGTATAGAATGCTTATTGCCATGATTTTTTTAGGAGCTTTTATCGCTTATAAAAAACAATCTTTTCAAGTTCCTGTAAAAGAATTATTTAAACTGATTTTTGTTGGATTATTAATTGCCTTGCACTGGATTTTCTTTTTTAAAGCCATTCAGGTTTCCAATGTATCCATTACACTTTCTATTTTTTCGCTAGGCGCTTTTTTTGCCTCTTTACTAGAACCTTTATTTTATGGACGTAAAGTTTTGTGGTATGAAGTTCTTTTTGGTCTTGTAATTATTGCAGGTTTGGGACTGATTCTTCAGGTAGAAATAAAATATCTAACGGGAGTTTATTATGCTTTAGCTGCAATTATTTTAGGAGTTTTGTTTACCTTAATGAATGGAAAGCTGATTTCAGACCATGAACCTTCAGTAATCACTTTTTATGAGTTTGGTGCTGGAGTCTTTTTTATCTCAATTTATTTTTTATTTCAAGGAAAATTTACGGCAGATTTCTTTACGATGTCTTTAAATAACTGGGTTTTGCTACTGGTTTTATCCTCTATTTGTACAGCCTATGCCTTTACTGCATCAGTAAAAGTAATGCAGCGATTAACGCCATATACGGTAATGCTAACCACGAACTTAGAGCCTGTTTACGGAATAGTTTTAGCTTATTTCATATTAGGGGGGAAAGAAAAAATGAGTGTGGAATTTTATATTGGAGCAGTTATAATTATCATAACCGTTATCCTAAATGGTGTTTTTAAACACTATCAGAAAAAGAAAGAGAGCTTGTAA